From a region of the Nonlabens sp. Hel1_33_55 genome:
- a CDS encoding 5-oxoprolinase subunit B family protein, protein MPDNNLKYKQIGERSIEIAWPDTSHSIIEERHLKAQQIKANYGNKALVNEGYRTILIIFYQTIENLEQLIDEIKKLTIKTDRLHLTENSSWNIPVLYEQDSDDLLSISKHTLLTFESIIRKQQEATYTVDFIGFLPGFPYLSGLPDILNVPRRQTPNPKIEAGCLAIAAGQCGVYPQDSPGGWYVLGKSPLVFFDVHREQPNLLSIGDTVQFYAIDQNEFDNLKQQPKDLNSYRNG, encoded by the coding sequence TTGCCAGATAACAATCTTAAATATAAACAGATAGGTGAACGGTCCATTGAAATTGCATGGCCTGACACAAGCCATTCCATAATTGAGGAGCGTCACCTTAAGGCGCAACAGATTAAGGCTAATTATGGCAACAAGGCGCTTGTAAATGAAGGATATCGTACGATACTCATCATTTTTTATCAAACGATTGAAAATTTAGAGCAATTGATCGATGAAATCAAAAAGCTAACAATTAAAACTGACCGACTGCACCTTACTGAAAATTCCAGTTGGAATATACCAGTACTATATGAACAAGATAGCGATGATTTGTTGTCGATAAGTAAGCATACGTTACTGACCTTTGAATCTATTATAAGGAAACAACAAGAAGCTACTTATACGGTAGATTTTATAGGGTTTCTGCCAGGGTTTCCTTATTTATCTGGTCTGCCAGATATTTTAAATGTACCTCGCAGACAAACACCAAATCCTAAAATTGAAGCTGGTTGCCTTGCTATAGCGGCTGGTCAGTGCGGTGTTTATCCGCAGGATTCTCCTGGTGGTTGGTATGTATTGGGTAAGAGTCCGTTGGTGTTTTTTGATGTTCATAGAGAACAGCCTAATTTATTATCCATAGGAGATACGGTTCAGTTTTATGCGATTGATCAAAATGAGTTTGATAACCTCAAGCAACAGCCCAAAGATCTAAATTCTTATAGAAATGGGTAA
- a CDS encoding LamB/YcsF family protein: protein MMTIDLNCDLGEGMGNDSQIMPHISSCNIACGGHAGDAASIIESLKLARKYSVKIGAHPSFEDPANFGRLRLEWSRSRFRESMTHQLNLFTNVLSGVDMKLHHIKMHGALYHATAHENSFAEWTVEWLQEFFPETPIYSLPNSLLHQKCKAIQQPFIKEVFADRAYLNNGALVSRTKAHAVHETIDEVLNQVLDIALHQKVRTSEGTNIDMFGDTFCIHGDNLKLVENLPKLIKQLNHNNIQIAR from the coding sequence ATGATGACTATTGACCTCAATTGTGATCTAGGCGAAGGCATGGGAAATGATTCCCAGATCATGCCACATATTTCTTCATGCAATATTGCTTGTGGTGGCCATGCGGGCGATGCAGCCAGTATTATTGAAAGCTTAAAATTGGCAAGAAAATATAGTGTTAAGATAGGAGCTCATCCTTCTTTTGAGGATCCAGCAAATTTTGGTCGTTTGCGATTGGAATGGTCTAGATCTCGCTTTCGCGAAAGCATGACTCATCAACTTAACCTCTTTACAAATGTTCTATCAGGTGTAGATATGAAATTACATCATATCAAGATGCACGGTGCTCTATACCACGCTACAGCACACGAGAATTCATTTGCAGAATGGACCGTGGAATGGTTACAAGAGTTTTTCCCTGAAACGCCTATTTACAGTCTACCCAACTCTTTATTACATCAAAAATGTAAAGCAATTCAACAACCATTTATCAAAGAAGTTTTTGCTGACCGTGCCTATTTAAACAATGGAGCTCTTGTTTCCCGAACAAAGGCGCACGCGGTTCATGAAACAATTGATGAGGTGTTGAATCAAGTTCTGGATATAGCATTACATCAAAAGGTGAGAACTTCAGAAGGAACTAATATTGATATGTTTGGAGACACTTTCTGTATACATGGTGATAATTTAAAGCTGGTAGAGAACTTGCCCAAATTGATTAAGCAGCTGAATCACAATAATATTCAAATTGCCAGATAA